The Candidatus Binataceae bacterium genome includes the window ATTCCGGCTGCATAGGCCGCGAGGATCAAACCAAACAGCGGGCCGAGGATCGCGTTTTCGATTCCGCTAGTTCGAGTGCCAAGGAAAACAAAACCCGCGTGCCCGAGCCTCGCATGCTCTCCGATTGGTTTCAGAAAGTTCGAAATCGCGAGAAGACCGAATAAGAGCGCGAAAATGGTGAGCGCTGCTCCTCGACGATTTTTGTTCACCAGGTCTCTCCGAATGCTTCAAGTCCAGGTCTGCAGCTCATCGGTCTTTCGGAATGAGCGGCAGTAACAGGTACGAAGCCGGTGGGCCGCCTGTCAGGACCGTTTTCGTTCCGCCAAAGAGAAGGGGGTAGTGGTTCGCATCCGCAGGGTTGCCTGGACGAACGCCAGCCTCCGCGGCCGGAAGTTCGTAGTCCTTGGCCTGCACGATCCTGGCGTCGGTCGGATATTTCCAATCTTTGCCCTGGACGGTCAGGGCCAAGCGATAGCCTTGCGGCACG containing:
- a CDS encoding CocE/NonD family hydrolase C-terminal non-catalytic domain-containing protein encodes the protein MRPSPLTPGQPYETDVEIWPTSIVVPQGYRLALTVQGKDWKYPTDARIVQAKDYELPAAEAGVRPGNPADANHYPLLFGGTKTVLTGGPPASYLLLPLIPKDR